The following proteins come from a genomic window of Mariniflexile sp. TRM1-10:
- a CDS encoding M28 family peptidase, which translates to MKTFFILSAFTLVGTCATPKYTARIQSIKDSIKLEDSTLVINYANTITSKELSTHLYAFSSKDFEGRRVGEIGQKKAAEFIKTYYQKEGIKSPLGVNNYYQSIPEDFFSNGIKASENVLAYIKGSEKPDEVIIISAHLDHLGVTNDGQVNCGADDDGSGTVAIMEIAQAFNIAKEEGHGPKRSILFLHLTAEEIGKRGSEYYVLNPVFPLENTVTDLNIDMIGRVDDIHKNNENYIYLIGSDRLSKELHYLSEKVNNAFFNIDLDYRYNAERDKNQYYTRSDHYNFACKDIPVIFYFNGEHSDYHQPSDTPDKIAYDLLEKRTKLIFATAWQIANQSKRLQIDANNQFLN; encoded by the coding sequence ATGAAAACCTTTTTCATACTCTCTGCATTTACGTTAGTTGGCACTTGTGCCACACCAAAATATACTGCAAGAATACAAAGTATTAAAGACAGTATAAAACTAGAAGACAGCACTTTAGTTATTAATTATGCTAATACAATAACATCCAAGGAATTAAGCACTCATTTATATGCGTTTTCTTCGAAAGATTTTGAAGGCAGGCGTGTGGGCGAAATTGGGCAAAAAAAGGCGGCAGAATTCATTAAAACGTATTATCAAAAAGAAGGCATTAAATCGCCTTTAGGAGTTAACAATTACTACCAATCTATACCTGAAGACTTTTTTTCAAATGGTATTAAAGCTTCCGAAAATGTTCTTGCCTATATAAAAGGTTCTGAAAAACCAGACGAAGTGATTATAATTTCTGCGCATTTAGACCATCTTGGGGTTACCAATGACGGACAGGTAAACTGTGGTGCCGACGATGACGGATCGGGTACCGTAGCTATCATGGAAATAGCACAGGCTTTTAACATTGCAAAAGAAGAAGGGCATGGACCTAAGCGAAGCATTCTTTTTTTGCATCTCACTGCCGAAGAAATTGGAAAACGAGGTTCTGAATACTATGTTCTTAATCCTGTGTTTCCTTTAGAAAACACTGTTACCGATCTTAATATTGACATGATTGGTAGAGTTGATGATATTCATAAAAACAATGAAAATTACATCTACCTTATTGGCTCAGATAGGTTAAGCAAAGAGCTGCATTACCTTTCTGAAAAAGTCAATAACGCCTTTTTTAATATAGATTTAGATTATAGGTATAATGCCGAAAGAGACAAAAATCAATATTATACCAGATCAGACCACTACAATTTTGCATGCAAAGACATTCCTGTAATATTCTATTTTAATGGCGAACACAGCGATTACCATCAACCATCCGATACACCCGATAAAATAGCATACGATTTGTTAGAAAAACGAACTAAACTCATTTTTGCAACGGCATGGCAAATAGCCAATCAATCGAAACGTCTTCAGATAGATGCCAATAACCAATTCCTAAATTAA
- the dnaN gene encoding DNA polymerase III subunit beta, whose product MKFIVSSTYLLKQLQVLGGVINSSNTLPILDNFLFELDGSMLTVSASDLETTMASSLEVESDSKGSVAIPARLLLDTLKTFPEQPLTFVIEDNNTVEISSNHGKYALAYADGKEFPKAVSLEDPSKTVVIGDVLATAISKTIFAAGNDDLRPVMSGVFFQFSTQGLTFVATDAHKLVKYTREDVKANQVAEFIMPKKPLNLLKGILAGSENEVTIEYNDSNAKFTFENSELICRLIDGKYPNYEAVIPKENPNKLVIDRTQFLNSVRRVSIFSNKTTHQIRLKIAGAELNISAEDIDYSNKAEERLTCDYQGDDMQIGFNSRFLTEMLNNLNSDEVQLEMSMPNRAGILTPIDGLDDGEQVTMLVMPVMLNS is encoded by the coding sequence ATGAAATTTATAGTATCAAGTACCTATTTATTAAAACAATTACAAGTTTTAGGAGGTGTTATTAATAGTTCGAACACCTTACCTATTTTAGATAATTTCTTATTCGAATTAGATGGTTCAATGTTAACGGTTTCAGCAAGCGACTTAGAAACCACTATGGCATCTTCACTAGAAGTAGAAAGCGATAGTAAAGGTAGTGTTGCTATTCCTGCTCGTTTGTTATTAGATACTTTAAAAACATTTCCAGAGCAACCATTAACTTTTGTTATTGAAGACAACAATACGGTTGAAATTAGCTCTAATCATGGTAAATATGCCTTAGCCTATGCTGACGGAAAAGAATTTCCTAAAGCCGTTTCACTTGAAGACCCAAGTAAAACAGTGGTTATTGGCGATGTATTGGCAACGGCTATTAGTAAAACTATTTTTGCTGCGGGAAACGACGATTTACGCCCAGTAATGAGTGGCGTGTTTTTTCAATTCTCAACACAAGGCTTAACTTTTGTTGCAACCGATGCACACAAATTAGTAAAATACACGCGTGAAGATGTAAAAGCAAACCAAGTAGCGGAATTTATAATGCCTAAAAAACCTTTGAATTTATTGAAAGGCATTTTAGCTGGTAGTGAAAATGAAGTTACTATTGAATATAACGATTCGAATGCAAAATTCACTTTTGAGAATTCAGAGTTGATTTGCCGTTTAATTGATGGTAAATACCCTAATTACGAAGCGGTAATCCCTAAAGAAAACCCTAACAAATTAGTAATTGACAGAACACAGTTTTTAAACTCAGTGCGTCGTGTTAGTATTTTCTCGAACAAAACAACCCACCAAATTCGCTTAAAAATTGCTGGAGCTGAACTTAATATTTCTGCAGAAGACATCGACTATAGCAACAAAGCCGAAGAGCGTTTAACCTGCGATTACCAAGGCGATGATATGCAAATTGGTTTTAACTCACGTTTTCTAACCGAAATGCTAAACAATTTAAATTCTGATGAGGTACAGTTAGAAATGAGTATGCCTAATAGAGCCGGTATTTTAACGCCTATTGATGGTTTAGATGATGGTGAGCAAGTAACTATGCTAGTAATGCCCGTAATGCTGAATAGTTAG
- a CDS encoding M28 family metallopeptidase, producing MKRTILLSCITLLIVSCSTCQNKNTANNADKATDYAKTITENNLKEALYIYASDEFEGRKTGEPGQKKAVEFIKNHYVDLGIPSPIADGDYFQEIPETFFSNNAKASENVLAYIKGSEKPDEVVIISAHLDHIGISRNGSINNGADDDGSGTVAILEIAKAFKEAADKGHGPKRSVLFLHVTGEEIGLYGSRYYTDVDPIFPLKNTVANLNIDMIGRVDPKHENQRNYLYLIGSDKLSQELHDVSEAVNKAYFNMEFDYTYNDDNDPNRFYYRSDHYNFAKNDIPVIFYFNGIHADYHKPTDTPDKIQYDLLETRARLIFHTAWELANRDKRIKAD from the coding sequence ATGAAAAGAACAATCTTGCTTTCTTGCATCACTTTACTAATAGTAAGCTGTAGTACCTGTCAAAATAAAAACACTGCAAACAATGCTGACAAAGCCACAGATTATGCAAAAACCATTACTGAAAATAATTTAAAAGAGGCACTTTACATCTATGCTTCCGACGAATTTGAAGGCAGAAAAACAGGTGAACCAGGTCAAAAAAAAGCTGTTGAATTTATTAAAAACCACTATGTTGATTTAGGAATACCTTCACCAATTGCAGATGGTGATTATTTTCAAGAAATTCCTGAAACATTCTTTTCTAATAATGCAAAAGCTTCTGAAAATGTATTAGCTTATATAAAAGGCTCAGAAAAACCAGATGAAGTTGTTATAATCTCGGCGCATTTAGACCATATTGGTATTTCAAGAAACGGAAGTATAAATAATGGCGCCGATGATGATGGCTCTGGTACTGTTGCCATTTTAGAAATTGCCAAAGCTTTTAAAGAGGCTGCAGATAAAGGTCATGGTCCTAAACGTAGCGTACTCTTCTTGCACGTAACAGGAGAAGAAATAGGGCTTTATGGCTCACGCTATTATACCGATGTAGATCCTATTTTTCCTTTAAAAAATACGGTAGCTAACTTAAACATAGATATGATTGGACGTGTCGATCCTAAACACGAAAACCAGCGCAATTATTTATATTTAATAGGTTCTGATAAATTAAGCCAAGAGTTACACGATGTTTCTGAAGCTGTTAATAAGGCATACTTTAATATGGAATTTGATTATACCTATAATGATGATAACGACCCAAACCGTTTTTATTACCGCTCCGATCATTATAATTTCGCAAAAAATGATATTCCTGTTATTTTTTATTTTAATGGCATCCACGCCGATTACCATAAACCAACCGATACCCCTGATAAAATTCAATATGATTTATTAGAAACCCGCGCACGCTTGATTTTCCATACCGCTTGGGAATTGGCTAATAGGGATAAGCGGATTAAGGCAGACTAA
- a CDS encoding FUSC family protein: MKKVFTILAIIASILAIIFSVLPISNLAVFPAASALVFGGIAFYLSKRAGEVKKIIQFTFLLTTCALAITTYKAFFIKTEVANTEILNEKEAQFEEEAIEELENLDIETSEFEDVENNTTDLDIEQ; the protein is encoded by the coding sequence ATGAAAAAAGTATTTACAATTTTAGCCATCATAGCTTCTATTTTAGCTATTATTTTTTCTGTACTGCCAATTTCAAATTTAGCAGTTTTTCCTGCTGCTTCGGCGTTGGTTTTTGGTGGTATTGCTTTTTATTTATCAAAAAGAGCTGGTGAGGTTAAAAAGATTATTCAATTTACTTTTTTACTAACCACATGTGCTTTAGCAATAACCACCTATAAAGCATTTTTTATTAAAACAGAAGTGGCAAACACCGAAATTCTAAACGAAAAAGAAGCACAATTTGAAGAAGAAGCCATTGAAGAATTGGAAAATTTAGACATTGAAACATCTGAATTTGAGGATGTTGAAAATAATACAACAGATTTAGATATAGAGCAGTAA
- a CDS encoding universal stress protein encodes MKAILLPTDFSKNSINAINYAMELYKNVPCVFYILNVQKTSSFISDDIMVANASATIYNTIVDAAKKSITNIIAKIEARYNNEKHQFKTIVDYDNFVDSINQVSKKYKIDLIIMGTKGASGLKKVLFGSNTVHVIKRSNVAVLAIPDNCKFSGLEKIAFTTSFKKLYKKDDFNLLSSMVSLNYSKLYVLHVICDDAYSDELNSGIDFFKSNFRYPIFKYLQVNDNDVYKAVHEFAVTNAIKMIAMTVNKYSFFERLFNKHAFENMAYNIDIPFLVMKNSQN; translated from the coding sequence ATGAAAGCTATATTGTTACCAACCGACTTTTCTAAAAACTCAATAAACGCTATAAATTACGCTATGGAACTCTATAAGAATGTGCCATGTGTTTTTTATATTCTTAATGTGCAAAAAACATCTTCCTTCATTTCAGATGATATTATGGTTGCCAATGCTTCGGCAACAATTTATAATACCATTGTAGATGCAGCAAAAAAATCAATCACCAATATTATAGCAAAAATAGAAGCCCGATATAATAACGAAAAGCATCAGTTTAAAACGATTGTAGATTATGACAATTTTGTAGATTCTATCAACCAGGTTTCAAAAAAATATAAAATAGATTTAATAATTATGGGAACCAAAGGAGCATCGGGTTTAAAAAAAGTGCTTTTTGGAAGCAATACGGTTCATGTCATTAAACGAAGCAATGTCGCCGTTTTGGCAATACCAGATAATTGTAAATTTTCGGGTTTAGAAAAAATAGCATTCACAACTAGTTTTAAAAAACTATATAAAAAGGATGATTTTAATTTGTTGTCAAGTATGGTGTCTTTAAACTACAGTAAACTGTATGTTTTACATGTGATTTGTGATGACGCTTATTCTGATGAACTTAATAGCGGTATTGATTTTTTTAAATCGAATTTTAGATACCCCATTTTTAAATATTTACAGGTAAATGATAATGACGTATATAAGGCAGTACATGAATTTGCGGTAACAAATGCTATTAAAATGATTGCGATGACCGTAAATAAATACTCTTTTTTTGAACGTTTATTTAATAAGCATGCTTTCGAAAATATGGCATATAATATTGATATCCCTTTTTTGGTAATGAAAAACAGTCAAAATTAA
- a CDS encoding DUF4870 domain-containing protein — protein sequence MREDNQLLVITHLSQLVTLVTGFGSLLIPLIIWLTQKDKVYQMDAHGKNIVNFQLSLIVYFIICIPLILLLGLGILGFIVLGIISIIFPIINAIKTSNGEIPKYPLSFTFIN from the coding sequence ATGAGAGAAGATAATCAACTTTTAGTAATTACCCATTTAAGCCAGTTGGTTACGTTAGTAACAGGTTTTGGTAGTTTGTTAATACCGTTAATAATTTGGCTTACCCAAAAAGACAAAGTGTATCAAATGGATGCGCACGGTAAAAACATAGTAAATTTTCAGTTAAGTTTAATAGTGTATTTTATAATATGTATCCCATTGATTTTACTACTTGGTTTAGGTATTTTAGGTTTTATTGTATTGGGCATTATTTCTATTATATTTCCTATAATAAATGCCATAAAGACTAGTAATGGCGAAATACCAAAATACCCTTTATCTTTTACTTTTATTAATTAA
- a CDS encoding transposase, producing MPKIIRLSEFQYEIPIFAINKDFDGFYAQFLKTDLGKIYLSTPFSELGQSFKLKDSKKGTHCYFSPKGKIALMMLKNYYGCSDKKLIELLNGNIFMQFFCDILIPIDKPLTNFKIVSQIRMELSKGLNIRRSQEVLAKNWIPYMKDLDKMFTDATCYESEVRFPTNQKLLWECVQWNYRQMESLCRTLKIKLPRTKYLDWCRRYNEYSKKRKKQSKYRTKVTRGLLKLLYKLNGALGQIENQYPFESTAKYKRQRSIIAKVYRQQAQIFKTGKSVPDRIVSISKSYIRPIVRGKETKQVEFGAKVNKVQIDGINFIEHIQYRAFNEGTRLQSSVSCAQNLTKTKIKILGADAIYATNKNRTFTSSRKIQTDFIRKGKAGKNEEQRKILAREIKKERSTRLEGSFGKEKEHYNLKKIKAKTQKSEILWIFFGIHTANALEIGRRIYSSRFKNLAA from the coding sequence ATGCCAAAAATAATACGTTTAAGCGAATTTCAATACGAAATTCCAATTTTCGCCATCAATAAAGATTTTGATGGATTTTATGCCCAATTTCTAAAAACCGATTTGGGCAAAATTTACCTTTCCACGCCTTTTTCCGAGCTTGGTCAATCTTTCAAATTGAAAGATTCTAAAAAAGGAACCCATTGCTATTTTAGTCCCAAAGGGAAAATTGCCCTGATGATGCTCAAAAACTATTATGGATGCTCGGACAAGAAACTGATCGAGCTTTTGAATGGAAATATTTTCATGCAGTTTTTTTGCGATATTCTAATTCCCATCGATAAACCGCTGACCAACTTTAAGATCGTGAGCCAAATCAGGATGGAGCTTTCCAAGGGTTTAAATATTAGAAGATCCCAAGAAGTACTTGCCAAGAACTGGATTCCTTATATGAAGGACCTGGACAAAATGTTTACCGATGCGACCTGTTACGAGAGCGAAGTGCGTTTTCCAACCAATCAGAAATTGCTTTGGGAATGCGTTCAGTGGAACTACAGACAAATGGAATCCTTATGCCGCACTTTGAAAATCAAATTGCCCAGGACCAAATATCTGGATTGGTGCAGACGCTATAACGAGTATTCGAAAAAACGAAAGAAACAATCCAAATACCGCACAAAAGTAACCCGAGGGTTACTGAAATTACTGTACAAACTTAACGGTGCACTGGGTCAGATAGAAAATCAATATCCATTTGAATCCACCGCTAAATACAAGCGACAACGATCCATTATTGCCAAAGTTTACCGGCAACAGGCACAAATATTTAAAACAGGAAAAAGTGTTCCCGATAGAATCGTAAGCATCAGCAAAAGTTACATTCGTCCAATTGTGCGGGGCAAAGAAACCAAACAGGTAGAATTTGGAGCAAAAGTGAACAAAGTTCAAATAGACGGAATCAATTTTATTGAGCATATCCAGTACCGTGCCTTCAATGAAGGGACCCGTTTGCAGAGCAGTGTATCTTGCGCCCAAAACCTGACCAAGACTAAAATAAAAATACTGGGGGCAGATGCTATTTATGCTACCAATAAAAACCGAACATTTACCTCAAGTCGCAAAATCCAGACCGATTTTATCAGAAAAGGAAAGGCTGGTAAAAACGAAGAACAGCGTAAAATTTTGGCCAGAGAAATCAAAAAAGAACGTTCCACACGTCTTGAAGGAAGCTTTGGTAAAGAAAAAGAACATTACAACCTGAAAAAGATCAAGGCCAAAACCCAAAAGAGCGAGATTCTCTGGATTTTCTTCGGAATCCATACAGCCAATGCTCTTGAAATTGGAAGAAGAATTTACAGCTCTCGATTTAAAAACTTAGCTGCTTAA
- a CDS encoding cytochrome c family protein — MKYLIIGLLVFSMIGCKDNRYTINMNTADFYGKKADPHPGKKLMEMYCYACHDAKTPEENRLGPPMIAIKMRYIFKDTSKDEFINDIQNWIKNPSEKDAKMFGAVKRFGVMQKLPYPENDVEQIADYIFDNDIEEPEWFQEHMNQNMGKGMKGMR; from the coding sequence ATGAAATATTTAATAATTGGATTGCTTGTTTTCAGTATGATTGGTTGTAAGGATAATAGATATACAATCAACATGAATACTGCGGATTTTTATGGGAAAAAAGCAGATCCGCATCCTGGAAAAAAACTTATGGAAATGTATTGTTATGCTTGTCATGATGCAAAAACGCCGGAAGAAAACCGACTTGGACCACCCATGATAGCTATTAAAATGCGCTATATTTTTAAAGACACTTCTAAGGATGAATTTATAAACGATATCCAAAACTGGATTAAAAACCCTAGCGAAAAAGATGCTAAAATGTTTGGAGCTGTCAAACGTTTTGGTGTGATGCAAAAATTGCCATACCCGGAAAATGATGTTGAACAAATAGCCGATTATATTTTTGATAATGACATTGAAGAACCAGAATGGTTTCAAGAACATATGAATCAAAATATGGGTAAGGGAATGAAAGGTATGCGATAA
- a CDS encoding SLC13 family permease produces MVPLMLTILAITILLFIWGKFTPDVVALISMLSLFLTGILNITETLSGFSNPTVILIAALFIVGEGIAQTGWTAIAGKKFVEWAGKSIPKLLFMITLGAGLLSGLVSNTGTVATLTPLTISSAWSIGTLPSKMLMPLAFGSNTGGLLTLTGSPPNIIASNVLIDAGYKGFSFFEFALIGLPLLIATLLYFKYLGYKLLPKNKTNNRPVNIESTLHNWIEAYKVDNDYYRLRIRSLSPLINTKLEDWLFEKNYNVSIIRIKRRHPKVLKGIHTFEEFPSPQTELYYHDIITVKGETEAINKIMITFRLGLLPLEPIMDELKHNLINQEVGMTEVIVNPNSILVGRKYKLGDYFKRFGIQLLAASRNNKPLQDKEIVVKAGDAFLIRGTWEHIDELKKQHENLVIIGSPEGMAKNIENLNFKSYIALASLLIMIALMVFDIVPGSIAALISAGIVLLTGCVPISKAYKGISWTSVVLIAAMLPMGIALQKTGTAQLVATGLVDNLGAIHPIVLLAGVFLLTTLFSQVISNSATAVLMAPIAMLAASSLNLAPEPFMMVVAISASTAFLTPIGTPTNAMVMTAGGYKFLDYLKVGTPLLLLLFVITLILVPIIWPF; encoded by the coding sequence ATGGTACCTTTAATGCTCACCATTTTAGCAATAACAATACTACTTTTTATTTGGGGAAAATTCACGCCAGATGTTGTTGCACTTATTTCGATGTTAAGTCTATTCTTAACTGGAATTTTAAATATTACTGAAACTTTAAGCGGATTCAGCAATCCAACTGTGATATTGATTGCAGCACTATTTATTGTAGGAGAAGGCATAGCGCAAACAGGCTGGACTGCCATAGCTGGCAAAAAATTTGTTGAATGGGCCGGCAAAAGCATCCCTAAATTATTGTTTATGATAACATTAGGCGCTGGTTTACTTTCTGGCTTAGTAAGCAACACAGGAACGGTTGCTACCCTAACGCCTTTAACAATTTCATCGGCTTGGAGTATTGGTACACTACCATCAAAGATGCTCATGCCCTTAGCATTTGGATCAAATACGGGAGGCTTACTAACACTAACAGGTTCGCCTCCAAATATCATTGCAAGCAATGTGCTAATAGATGCAGGATACAAAGGATTTTCATTTTTTGAATTTGCTCTAATTGGACTGCCTCTTTTAATAGCCACTTTGCTATATTTCAAATATTTAGGATACAAATTACTTCCGAAGAACAAAACAAATAATCGACCCGTAAATATTGAATCTACCCTACACAATTGGATTGAAGCGTATAAAGTAGATAACGATTATTATAGATTACGTATAAGATCACTATCGCCACTTATAAATACAAAATTGGAAGATTGGCTATTTGAAAAAAATTACAATGTTTCCATCATTAGAATAAAAAGAAGGCATCCAAAGGTGTTAAAAGGCATTCATACGTTTGAAGAATTTCCAAGTCCGCAGACCGAATTATATTACCACGACATCATTACTGTTAAAGGGGAAACTGAAGCCATAAACAAAATAATGATTACTTTCAGATTAGGACTTCTGCCTCTAGAACCCATTATGGATGAGCTTAAACACAACCTTATAAACCAAGAGGTTGGTATGACCGAAGTAATTGTAAACCCTAATTCTATTTTAGTTGGAAGAAAATACAAACTAGGGGATTATTTTAAACGATTTGGTATTCAATTATTAGCTGCCTCAAGAAACAACAAACCATTACAAGATAAAGAGATTGTAGTAAAAGCTGGAGATGCTTTTTTAATTAGAGGTACTTGGGAACACATTGATGAACTAAAAAAGCAACATGAAAATTTGGTAATAATAGGAAGCCCCGAAGGCATGGCTAAAAATATTGAAAACCTAAATTTTAAATCTTACATCGCTTTAGCTTCATTACTAATAATGATTGCGCTTATGGTATTCGATATAGTTCCTGGCTCTATTGCTGCTTTAATTTCAGCTGGCATTGTTTTACTCACTGGCTGTGTACCGATTTCCAAAGCTTATAAAGGCATTAGTTGGACCAGCGTGGTTTTAATTGCTGCCATGTTGCCGATGGGTATTGCGTTGCAAAAAACAGGCACTGCACAACTTGTAGCTACTGGCCTAGTGGATAATTTAGGTGCGATACACCCCATAGTATTATTAGCAGGGGTCTTTTTACTAACAACTTTATTTAGTCAAGTTATAAGTAACTCAGCGACCGCCGTACTTATGGCTCCTATAGCCATGCTAGCAGCAAGCTCATTAAACTTAGCGCCCGAGCCGTTCATGATGGTGGTGGCCATAAGCGCTTCAACAGCATTCTTAACACCTATTGGAACGCCAACCAATGCTATGGTAATGACTGCAGGAGGCTATAAGTTTTTAGATTACTTAAAAGTTGGAACCCCTTTACTACTGCTACTTTTTGTCATAACACTGATACTAGTGCCAATTATTTGGCCTTTTTAA
- a CDS encoding DUF3108 domain-containing protein gives MTRTLIHFVLFLSLTAPLFAQNKAIAAGEKLTYTASYNMSGVLTDIAQVIMETTQVKTSKATLLRLKCTAATYSKWDNFFKIRDLYESYVNPHSLTPYLYNRDVNEGNYFKNMKYTFNNSAHTVKSVMKRKNNSIKNSSIKINSGTKDIVSTLYYMRTFDYKSMPVGTKKSFTILFDNEEIKGIITYLGKETISTAIGKKACYKLAVGSSETHVLQGKNNNFLWLTADENKIIVYGKFKIPVGNGELKIKSVSGLKN, from the coding sequence ATGACTCGAACACTCATTCATTTTGTTTTATTTTTAAGCTTAACCGCTCCACTTTTTGCTCAAAACAAAGCTATAGCAGCTGGCGAAAAACTTACCTATACGGCTTCGTACAATATGTCTGGCGTTTTAACAGATATTGCCCAAGTAATAATGGAAACTACCCAAGTTAAAACATCAAAAGCTACACTCTTAAGACTAAAATGTACAGCAGCAACCTATAGCAAATGGGACAATTTCTTTAAAATTAGAGATTTATACGAAAGTTATGTAAACCCCCATAGCTTAACGCCGTACTTATATAATAGAGACGTGAATGAAGGTAACTATTTCAAAAACATGAAATACACTTTTAACAATAGCGCCCATACAGTGAAATCTGTAATGAAAAGAAAGAATAATTCCATTAAAAACAGTAGCATCAAAATTAATTCTGGAACAAAAGATATTGTGTCTACTTTATATTATATGAGAACTTTCGATTACAAGAGCATGCCTGTAGGCACAAAAAAATCGTTCACCATATTATTTGATAATGAAGAAATTAAAGGCATTATAACCTATTTAGGCAAAGAAACCATCTCTACAGCTATTGGTAAAAAAGCATGTTACAAATTGGCTGTTGGTTCTAGCGAAACTCATGTTTTACAAGGAAAAAACAATAATTTTTTATGGTTAACTGCCGATGAAAACAAGATAATTGTTTATGGTAAATTTAAAATACCTGTAGGCAATGGCGAATTAAAAATTAAATCGGTTTCAGGTTTAAAAAACTAA
- the bshB1 gene encoding bacillithiol biosynthesis deacetylase BshB1 yields MKLDILAIGAHPDDVELGCGATIAKEIANGKKVGIIDLTQGELGTRGTAETRFEEAENASKVLGVSMRLNLKFADGFFDNDKTHQLVLINKIREYQPEIVICNAIDDRHIDHSKGSKLVSDACFLSGLVKIETKTETGELQNAWRPKHVYHYIQWKNLEPDFVVDVSEFMETKMKAVLAYKTQFYDANSKEPETPISSKNFTDSILYRARDLGRLVGVEYAEGFNVERFVAVDSLFNLK; encoded by the coding sequence ATGAAGTTAGACATACTTGCTATAGGAGCACATCCAGATGATGTCGAATTAGGTTGTGGCGCCACCATAGCAAAAGAAATAGCAAACGGTAAAAAAGTAGGTATCATAGATTTAACACAAGGCGAATTAGGAACGCGTGGCACTGCTGAAACAAGATTTGAAGAAGCCGAAAATGCATCTAAAGTATTAGGCGTATCGATGCGTCTTAATTTGAAATTTGCCGACGGTTTTTTTGACAATGATAAAACACATCAATTAGTTCTTATTAATAAAATACGTGAGTACCAACCAGAAATAGTTATTTGTAATGCTATTGATGATAGGCACATTGACCATAGTAAAGGGAGTAAATTGGTAAGTGATGCCTGTTTTTTAAGCGGACTTGTGAAAATTGAAACAAAAACTGAAACTGGCGAATTGCAAAATGCCTGGAGACCCAAGCATGTGTACCATTATATACAGTGGAAAAATTTAGAACCCGATTTTGTTGTTGATGTTTCTGAGTTTATGGAAACCAAGATGAAAGCGGTATTGGCATATAAAACACAATTTTATGATGCCAACAGTAAAGAACCAGAAACGCCTATTTCCAGTAAAAATTTTACCGATAGTATTTTATACCGCGCCAGGGATTTGGGGCGTTTAGTGGGTGTAGAGTACGCCGAAGGTTTTAATGTTGAGCGTTTTGTTGCTGTAGATAGTTTATTCAATTTGAAATAG